One Nostoc sp. UHCC 0302 DNA window includes the following coding sequences:
- a CDS encoding tetratricopeptide repeat protein: MGNEKISELIRVANSLVISKSGIPLTDVQKFILEQVFAQKKLKDIRVTGYSDGTVQRVFCPKLWELLSEATGEKIRLNKVKLVLEKLLKEPNYNSNNYAETITAVELPLVTPPIFPKRLRHNLPAPSCNTFIGREEEIARLLELISPRHSAHLVSVDGIGGVGKTTLVLEAAYRCLHASYNNEAFLGVPTFDTIIFTSAKLSYLMPFGLLPSLAPRRTLQDIFRQIARLLDELDITGVSFEEQLDLIKDALSCQRTLLIVDNLETVENQQDILAFLYELPPTVKAVITTREQILFVPVRLTSMPESDGLCLIKHEAQEKGVSLSNQDSQALYKVTGGIPVAISYAIGQLANGYPIKEVLGGVSQSTGDVARFCFESSVKPLTGQSAHKLLIALALFPMPALRDALVQVAIPEVNQSTTNADLARLRGLSLVRQDNNRYTMLPLTREYALAELKSHPDFEREARERWIAWYMSFSQSYAGQDAKGWQGQFDGLEEEWQNLQAAIEWCMVESRYAEMLNFWQNLKAYTQIMGRRESRLRYWDDRLAWTAWLIQAAEQRGDWSVTAKVMVNRAWTLTSMGKPKQLEEADELFTKAWELRHHQEALFMLALARNIAVLRIQQQRFDEAQTWLTQAIELLDQTELDPQMRSRQLVQIQYYQGEILFKNGKYEEAKRIFQATLELAQVIDWIRAIFCTQNWLADIAIKQERLDEAERLLTEGLRVAEANVDKSRIAFCQRSLSSLANAQGHLVDARRWATKALDNFEKLGMLPEVEETQSLLQLLESEM, translated from the coding sequence ATGGGCAATGAAAAGATATCAGAACTCATAAGAGTGGCAAATTCTCTAGTTATTTCCAAGTCAGGGATACCTTTGACAGATGTCCAAAAGTTTATCCTGGAGCAAGTTTTTGCCCAGAAGAAGCTGAAAGATATTCGGGTTACTGGATACTCTGACGGCACTGTGCAGCGAGTATTTTGCCCAAAATTGTGGGAGTTATTATCAGAAGCTACAGGGGAAAAAATACGTCTTAATAAAGTAAAGTTAGTGTTAGAAAAATTATTAAAAGAGCCAAACTATAACAGTAATAATTATGCTGAAACTATTACAGCCGTTGAGCTGCCTTTAGTTACACCGCCTATTTTCCCCAAACGGCTACGTCACAACTTACCTGCTCCTAGTTGCAATACATTTATTGGTCGGGAAGAGGAAATTGCTCGGCTTCTGGAGTTAATTTCACCCAGGCATTCTGCACATTTGGTTAGTGTCGATGGTATTGGTGGCGTAGGCAAAACAACTCTTGTTCTAGAAGCAGCATATCGCTGTCTGCACGCCAGTTATAACAATGAAGCTTTTTTAGGTGTGCCTACCTTCGATACTATTATTTTTACTTCAGCTAAATTGTCTTATCTCATGCCCTTTGGTTTATTGCCAAGTTTAGCTCCCAGAAGAACTTTACAAGATATTTTCCGTCAGATTGCACGCCTATTGGATGAGTTAGATATTACAGGGGTGAGTTTTGAAGAACAATTAGATTTAATTAAAGATGCTCTCTCCTGTCAGCGCACATTGCTGATTGTGGACAATCTGGAGACAGTGGAAAATCAGCAGGATATTTTGGCATTTTTGTATGAGTTGCCACCAACTGTCAAAGCAGTCATTACCACCCGTGAACAAATTTTGTTTGTACCCGTACGTTTAACATCAATGCCAGAGTCAGATGGACTTTGTTTAATTAAACACGAAGCTCAAGAAAAAGGAGTTTCTCTTAGCAATCAAGATAGTCAAGCCCTTTACAAAGTTACGGGAGGTATTCCCGTAGCTATCAGCTATGCAATTGGTCAACTAGCTAACGGCTACCCTATCAAGGAAGTATTGGGAGGAGTGTCTCAGTCTACAGGAGATGTTGCCCGTTTTTGCTTTGAAAGTTCTGTTAAACCACTTACAGGACAATCAGCACACAAGTTACTTATTGCACTAGCGCTATTTCCAATGCCAGCTTTGCGAGATGCTCTTGTACAAGTTGCAATCCCAGAAGTTAACCAAAGTACAACAAATGCAGACTTAGCTCGATTGCGAGGACTTTCTTTAGTTAGACAAGATAATAATCGGTATACTATGCTACCACTGACTCGCGAGTATGCTCTGGCTGAACTCAAATCTCACCCTGACTTTGAACGGGAAGCAAGAGAGCGGTGGATTGCTTGGTACATGAGCTTTTCTCAAAGCTATGCTGGACAAGATGCTAAAGGATGGCAAGGACAGTTCGATGGTTTGGAGGAGGAATGGCAAAATTTACAAGCTGCGATTGAGTGGTGTATGGTTGAGAGTCGATACGCCGAGATGTTGAACTTTTGGCAAAATCTTAAGGCATACACCCAGATTATGGGTAGGCGAGAAAGTCGCCTGCGATACTGGGACGATCGCCTGGCTTGGACAGCATGGCTTATTCAAGCAGCAGAACAACGTGGCGACTGGTCAGTTACTGCCAAAGTGATGGTAAATCGTGCTTGGACGCTCACCTCAATGGGAAAACCCAAGCAGTTAGAAGAAGCAGACGAACTATTTACCAAGGCTTGGGAGTTGCGTCATCATCAAGAAGCTTTATTTATGTTGGCCTTGGCAAGAAATATAGCAGTTTTACGCATTCAACAGCAAAGGTTTGATGAGGCGCAGACTTGGCTGACTCAAGCAATAGAATTACTAGATCAAACAGAATTAGATCCACAGATGCGATCGCGGCAATTAGTACAAATTCAATATTATCAAGGTGAAATTTTATTTAAGAATGGAAAATACGAGGAAGCTAAAAGAATTTTTCAAGCAACTCTTGAACTTGCACAAGTAATTGATTGGATACGTGCCATCTTCTGTACACAAAATTGGTTAGCTGATATTGCCATCAAACAAGAAAGATTAGATGAAGCCGAACGACTCTTAACAGAGGGACTGCGGGTAGCTGAAGCGAATGTTGACAAAAGCCGCATTGCATTTTGTCAACGCTCATTATCTTCGCTTGCAAACGCACAAGGTCATTTAGTTGATGCTCGTCGTTGGGCAACTAAAGCATTAGATAATTTTGAGAAACTGGGGATGCTACCGGAAGTAGAGGAAACACAAAGTTTGCTGCAACTGCTAGAGTCAGAAATGTAA
- a CDS encoding iron uptake porin: MSVLTSLRVKAEDSPGVVTTNNSTDSSEEVSQYAQLDSTPITSVSQLSDVQSNDWAFQALQSLVERYRCIGGYPDGSFKGDRTMTRFEFASALNTCLDRVNQGITTTTDMVTKEDLVTLQKLQEEFKTELATLRGRVDAVEARTEQLEKQQFSPTTKLNGQLIFAAVDAFGNASRSGNRDNSNLTFANRLRLNFKTSFSGKDELLVRLQASNVINAIAPGNDTRLSFQSGSNNNNDVLLSKLQYRFPVGDQLSVLIATGFNTYFDDWEVVNPLKSDADATISRFGRYNPIYRLGGDTGVGVTYKPNGNIKAEIAYLGKNTNNPGSGLFNGGYGALGQIIFYPDNKDTTTKIAFTYINAYNIDGLGHNTGSLASNLGGRKVSSNSYGIETNVKISDNFQLGGWVGYTDARSLSGEVKGDADIWNWAVTLAFPNLGKKGNLGGIIIGMQPRLTGTSAALSDLPRRDPDTGFHIEGFYRYKINDRISITPGLLWLTAPNHSDQNGDIFLGVVRTTFEI; encoded by the coding sequence ATGTCTGTGTTAACTTCGCTTAGGGTGAAAGCTGAAGATTCACCAGGAGTTGTAACAACTAACAACAGTACTGATTCTTCTGAAGAAGTTAGCCAATATGCTCAACTGGATTCTACACCAATCACTTCAGTTTCTCAGCTTTCTGACGTGCAATCGAATGACTGGGCATTTCAAGCATTACAGTCTTTAGTTGAGCGTTATAGATGTATAGGTGGATATCCTGACGGCAGTTTCAAAGGCGATCGCACCATGACTCGCTTTGAGTTTGCTAGCGCATTAAACACCTGCTTAGACAGAGTTAACCAAGGAATTACTACTACCACAGACATGGTTACCAAAGAAGATTTGGTGACTTTACAAAAGCTACAAGAGGAATTCAAAACAGAACTCGCAACCTTGCGAGGTAGAGTTGATGCTGTGGAAGCACGTACTGAACAGCTAGAGAAACAACAATTTTCTCCCACTACAAAGCTCAATGGTCAGTTAATATTTGCTGCTGTAGATGCTTTTGGAAATGCTAGCCGTAGTGGAAATAGAGATAATAGCAACCTGACATTTGCTAATCGGTTGCGTCTGAATTTTAAAACCAGCTTTAGCGGAAAAGATGAGCTACTTGTAAGACTTCAAGCAAGTAATGTAATTAATGCGATCGCACCTGGAAATGATACTCGTTTAAGTTTTCAATCTGGTAGTAATAACAATAATGATGTTTTACTCAGTAAACTGCAATATCGGTTTCCTGTAGGCGATCAACTGAGTGTTTTGATTGCTACAGGCTTTAATACTTACTTCGATGATTGGGAAGTAGTTAACCCTTTAAAAAGTGATGCAGATGCTACTATTTCTCGCTTTGGTCGATACAATCCTATTTACCGTTTGGGTGGAGATACGGGTGTAGGTGTAACTTATAAGCCGAATGGAAATATCAAAGCAGAGATAGCTTATCTAGGGAAAAATACTAACAACCCTGGTAGCGGCTTGTTTAACGGTGGTTATGGTGCATTGGGGCAGATTATATTTTATCCAGATAACAAAGATACAACTACCAAAATTGCGTTCACCTACATCAATGCTTACAACATCGATGGCTTAGGGCATAACACTGGCAGTTTAGCTTCAAACTTGGGAGGGAGAAAAGTTTCTTCTAATTCTTATGGTATTGAAACGAATGTCAAAATTAGTGATAATTTTCAATTAGGTGGATGGGTAGGCTATACCGATGCGCGATCGCTGAGTGGAGAAGTCAAAGGCGATGCTGATATCTGGAACTGGGCTGTTACCTTAGCCTTTCCTAATTTGGGTAAAAAAGGTAATTTGGGAGGAATTATCATCGGGATGCAGCCTAGATTGACTGGCACTTCAGCAGCCCTGTCAGACTTACCTCGTCGTGATCCAGATACCGGATTTCACATTGAAGGGTTTTATCGGTATAAAATCAACGATAGAATCAGTATTACCCCTGGTTTACTTTGGCTGACAGCACCAAATCACAGCGATCAGAATGGTGACATTTTTTTGGGAGTAGTGAGAACTACCTTCGAGATATGA